A genomic stretch from candidate division TA06 bacterium includes:
- a CDS encoding sugar kinase, translating to MSITVVGSIALDSVKTPFGEAKEALGGSALYFSSAASFFTAVSLVGVVGEDFPKGDIEFMAQRGVDLSGLEVSKGETFRWAGSYEYDMNEAKTHATHLNVFETFHPKLSEAHQSAEFLFLGNIHPALQREVIGKVKKPLAIGCDTMNFWIQGSRDELLQTIKLVDIMFINDAEARMLAGVPNLIKAARAIREMGPKILVIKKGEHGAMLFSGQTVFSVPAFPLEDVFDPTGAGDSFAGGFMGYLASKGELNERNLRRAMIYGSVMASFNVEKFSLERLKTLTKDEIENRFKSFKKLSHFEEFEA from the coding sequence ATGTCGATAACCGTCGTCGGCTCCATCGCATTGGATTCTGTGAAAACCCCGTTCGGCGAGGCCAAGGAGGCCTTGGGCGGCAGCGCCCTGTATTTCTCGTCGGCCGCCAGCTTTTTCACGGCTGTCAGCCTGGTGGGCGTCGTCGGCGAGGACTTCCCCAAAGGCGACATCGAGTTCATGGCCCAGCGGGGGGTGGACCTTTCCGGGCTGGAAGTTTCAAAGGGAGAGACCTTCCGCTGGGCAGGCTCTTATGAATACGACATGAACGAGGCCAAGACCCACGCCACCCACCTCAACGTGTTCGAGACCTTCCATCCCAAGCTGTCCGAAGCCCACCAGAGCGCCGAGTTCCTGTTCCTGGGCAACATCCATCCGGCCCTGCAGCGGGAAGTGATCGGCAAGGTCAAAAAACCGCTGGCCATCGGCTGCGACACCATGAACTTCTGGATCCAGGGCAGCCGGGACGAGCTGTTGCAGACCATCAAGCTGGTGGACATCATGTTCATCAACGACGCCGAGGCCCGGATGCTGGCTGGGGTGCCCAACCTGATCAAGGCGGCCAGGGCCATCCGGGAGATGGGGCCCAAGATATTAGTGATCAAGAAGGGCGAGCACGGGGCCATGCTGTTCTCCGGCCAAACCGTATTTTCCGTCCCGGCCTTCCCGTTGGAAGACGTTTTTGATCCCACCGGGGCCGGGGATAGTTTCGCCGGCGGTTTCATGGGCTATCTGGCCTCCAAGGGGGAGCTGAACGAGCGAAACCTGCGCCGGGCCATGATCTACGGAAGCGTGATGGCCTCGTTCAACGTGGAGAAATTCTCCCTGGAGCGGCTAAAGACGCTGACCAAGGACGAGATCGAGAACAGGTTCAAGAGCTTCAAGAAGCTGTCCCATTTCGAGGAATTCGAGGCTTAA
- a CDS encoding purine-nucleoside phosphorylase, which yields MSELKQRIQETADFLKSKTKVVPQIGIILGTGLGGLVKEIEIIDTISYETIPNFPVSTVESHVGKLIFGRLSGKYVMAMQGRFHFYEGYSMQQVTFPVRVMKALGVKTLIVSNACGGVNPSHQAGDIMLISDHINLMGGHPLIGKNDESLGPRFPDMYNLYDQDLIALAESVALEEKIKIRKGVYLALTGPTLETGAEYRMVRILGADVVGMSTVPEVIAARHSGLKVLGFSIITDMGFPEAMKPLSLEKVIAVAGKAEVKFVRLVKQVVAKMNV from the coding sequence ATGAGCGAACTGAAACAGCGAATCCAGGAGACCGCCGACTTTCTGAAGTCAAAGACCAAGGTCGTCCCCCAGATCGGCATTATACTGGGAACCGGGCTGGGCGGGCTGGTCAAAGAGATAGAGATCATAGACACAATTTCTTACGAGACCATCCCCAACTTCCCGGTCTCCACGGTGGAGAGCCACGTCGGCAAGCTGATCTTCGGCAGGCTCTCGGGAAAATACGTGATGGCCATGCAGGGCCGATTCCATTTCTATGAAGGTTACAGCATGCAGCAGGTGACCTTTCCGGTGCGGGTGATGAAGGCTCTGGGGGTCAAGACCCTGATCGTCTCTAACGCCTGCGGCGGAGTCAACCCCTCCCATCAGGCTGGCGACATCATGCTGATCTCTGATCACATCAACCTGATGGGCGGGCATCCGCTGATCGGTAAGAACGACGAGTCATTAGGCCCGCGCTTTCCCGATATGTACAATCTGTATGACCAGGACCTGATCGCCCTGGCCGAGTCGGTGGCCCTGGAGGAGAAAATCAAAATCCGGAAGGGCGTCTACCTGGCGCTGACCGGTCCGACATTGGAGACCGGGGCCGAGTACCGGATGGTCCGCATTCTTGGCGCCGATGTGGTGGGCATGTCCACCGTGCCCGAGGTGATAGCGGCCAGACACTCCGGCCTTAAAGTGCTGGGCTTTTCCATCATCACCGATATGGGCTTTCCCGAGGCCATGAAGCCGTTGAGCCTGGAGAAGGTTATCGCGGTGGCTGGCAAGGCCGAGGTCAAATTCGTCAGGCTGGTGAAACAGGTCGTAGCCAAAATGAACGTCTAA